In Maniola hyperantus chromosome 20, iAphHyp1.2, whole genome shotgun sequence, the following are encoded in one genomic region:
- the LOC117991977 gene encoding ejaculatory bulb-specific protein 3-like, which produces MKILVLLIMVAFVSASAFDYSRYDNFNIDEIISNERLMTAQVKCYLGTGRCTPEIADIKKTIPGALQNSCGECTEKQKILVARSISAVIEKFPEEWKKLNKLHNPDGKYDEAIKEFINKYANTAS; this is translated from the exons ATGAAAATCTTGGTGCTCCTCATCATGGTGGCCTTCGTGAGCGCAAGCGCTTTCGACTACAGCCGCTACGATAACTTCAATATAGATGAAATAATCAGTAATGAGCGACTCATGACTGCCCAAGTGAAGTGCTATCTAGGCACCGGCCGGTGTACGCCAGAAATCGCAGACattaaaa AAACCATTCCTGGTGCTTTACAAAACAGCTGTGGTGAATGCACAGAGAAGCAGAAGATTCTCGTCGCGCGCTCGATCAGTGCTGTGATAGAGAAGTTTCCAGAAGAATGGAAGAAGTTGAACAAGCTTCACAACCCCGATGGCAAATACGATGAagcaatcaaagagttcattaATAAATACGCCAATACAGCTAGCTAA